The Astatotilapia calliptera chromosome 14, fAstCal1.2, whole genome shotgun sequence genome includes a region encoding these proteins:
- the tmem91 gene encoding synapse differentiation-inducing gene protein 1 isoform X2, translated as MENLDELEHPLLGESANNNWGPGPGLGPGTGQAPGGLFKGILVKCEEDRAYPPLTWRGYCGHPPELQQQQLLDPCSLPCTLESFYPAAPIWGHTDALLNKDYLETTFVDIRPGSTLERKLLAETQDFHSASYSMDDEDDLLPDSDDSSIDDFSDTDSENNFPLMIPQDYLGLAFFSMLCCFWPLGIAAFYLSQKTNKASAQGDFQGANAASRQALWLSVLSIVFGIITYICAIAALISYLSAKPP; from the exons ATGGAGAATCTAGATGAGCTGGAGCACCCTCTTCTGGGAGAAAGTGCCAATAACAACTGGGGACCAGGGCCGGGGCTGGGACCTGGAACTGGACAGGCCCCAGGTGGGCTGTTCAAGGGAATCTTGGTTAAGTGTGAGGAGGACAGGGCCTACCCTCCATTAACATGGAGGGGCTATTGTGGACATCCCCCTGAGCTTCAGCAACAGCAGCTACTGGATCCTTGCTCCTTACCATGCACACTGGAGTCCTTTTACCCAGCAGCCCCCATTTGGGGCCACACAGATGCCCTGCTCAACAAAGACTACTTGGAGACCACGTTTGTGGACATTCGGCCAGGTTCAACACTGGAGAGGAAGCTGCTGGCTGAGACGCAAGACTTCCACAGTGCATCCTACAGCATGGACGATGAGGATGACCTGCTCCCTGACTCTGAC GACTCATCCATCGATGATTTTAGTGATACAGACAGTGAGAACAACTTCCCTCTGATGATCCCTCAGGACTACCTGGGTCTGGCCTTTTTCTCCATGCTCTGCTGCTTCTGGCCCCTGGGCATCGCTGCCTTCTATCTTTCACAGAAG ACCAACAAGGCATCGGCTCAGGGGGATTTTCAGGGGGCCAACGCAGCGTCTCGCCAGGCTCTCTGGCTCTCGGTGCTCTCCATCGTGTTTGGAATCATAACGTACATCTGTGCCATTGCTGCGTTGATTTCTTACCTGTCCGCAAAACCACCATAA
- the tmem91 gene encoding synapse differentiation-inducing gene protein 1-like isoform X1, with translation MENLDELEHPLLGESANNNWGPGPGLGPGTGQAPGGLFKGILVKCEEDRAYPPLTWRGYCGHPPELQQQQLLDPCSLPCTLESFYPAAPIWGHTDALLNKDYLETTFVDIRPGSTLERKLLAETQDFHSASYSMDDEDDLLPDSDDSSIDDFSDTDSENNFPLMIPQDYLGLAFFSMLCCFWPLGIAAFYLSQKVYEHTQTHKHTDTPSVLSRQDTTWLYRSQLRVSFYPLQYVWTINESSSLVLCK, from the exons ATGGAGAATCTAGATGAGCTGGAGCACCCTCTTCTGGGAGAAAGTGCCAATAACAACTGGGGACCAGGGCCGGGGCTGGGACCTGGAACTGGACAGGCCCCAGGTGGGCTGTTCAAGGGAATCTTGGTTAAGTGTGAGGAGGACAGGGCCTACCCTCCATTAACATGGAGGGGCTATTGTGGACATCCCCCTGAGCTTCAGCAACAGCAGCTACTGGATCCTTGCTCCTTACCATGCACACTGGAGTCCTTTTACCCAGCAGCCCCCATTTGGGGCCACACAGATGCCCTGCTCAACAAAGACTACTTGGAGACCACGTTTGTGGACATTCGGCCAGGTTCAACACTGGAGAGGAAGCTGCTGGCTGAGACGCAAGACTTCCACAGTGCATCCTACAGCATGGACGATGAGGATGACCTGCTCCCTGACTCTGAC GACTCATCCATCGATGATTTTAGTGATACAGACAGTGAGAACAACTTCCCTCTGATGATCCCTCAGGACTACCTGGGTCTGGCCTTTTTCTCCATGCTCTGCTGCTTCTGGCCCCTGGGCATCGCTGCCTTCTATCTTTCACAGAAGGTAtacgaacacacacaaacacacaaacacacagacacaccctcAGTCCTGAGCAGACAAGATACAACTTGGCTCTATCGTTCACAGCTGAGGGTGAGTTTTTACCCTCTGCAGTATGTGTGGACGATCAACGAGTCCAGTTCTTTAGTGTTGTGCAAGTGA
- the exosc5 gene encoding exosome complex component RRP46, whose product MTPSACDKPAFSTMEVCGSLTVSLREFGCEQSLLSRTDGSASFVQGDTSVMAGVYGPAEVKVNKEIYDRATLEVLVQPKVGLPSVRERSQEQCVRETCEASLLLTLHPRSSLTLILQVLHDDGSLLSCCLNAACMALMDAGLPMSCLFCGVTCAISTDGQIITDPTAAQEKESRALMTFAIDSAKRSVLMSSTKGSFSVHELQQCIAVSQKASEKIFQFYRDSVKRRYSKSL is encoded by the exons ATGACGCCATCCGCCTGCGACAAACCTGCTTTCTCCACGATGGAGGTCTGCGGATCTCTGACTGTTTCTTTGAGAGAGTTTGGTTGTGAACAGAGCTTGCTGTCTCGAACTGATGGTTCTGCTTCTTTCGTCCAAG GAGACACGAGTGTGATGGCTGGAGTGTACGGACCAGCTGAGGTCAAAGTCAACAAGGAGATCTATGACCGGGCGACCCTGGAGGTGTTGGTACAGCCCAAAGTAGGGCTGCCAA gTGTAAGGGAACGATCGCAAGAGCAGTGTGTGCGAGAAACCTGTGAGGCTTCTCTGCTCCTGACGCTCCATCCACGCTCCTCGCTCACTCTCATCCTTCAGGTCCTGCATGATGATGGTTCA CTGCTGTCTTGCTGTTTGAATGCTGCATGTATGGCTCTTATGGATGCAGGATTGCCCATGAGTTGCCTCTTCTGCGGAGTGACTTGTGCCATCAGCACAGATGGgcaaatcatcacagaccccaCTGCAGCTCAGGAAAAG GAAAGTCGAGCTTTGATGACTTTTGCGATCGACAGCGcaaaacgcagcgttttgatGTCGTCGACCAAAGGATCGTTTTCAGTGCATGAG CTGCAGCAGTGCATAGCAGTCAGTCAGAAAGCATCAGAGAAGATCTTCCAGTTCTACAGAGACTCTGTCAAGCGGCGATACTCCAAAAGCCTATGA
- the bckdha gene encoding 2-oxoisovalerate dehydrogenase subunit alpha, mitochondrial has translation MAAVSSMSKMYGLCFRAVRQTAGLKAYRLLQRRGFRVTVLQLQQTFDSSLEKPQFPGASAEFVDQLEFIQPNVISGIPVYRVMDRQGNIINPSQDPQLSKETVLNFYQKMTMLNTMDRILYESQRQGRISFYMTNYGEEGTHIGSAAALDPNDLVFGQYREAGVLMYRGFPLDHFMAQCYANADDLGKGRQMPVHYGSKDLNFVTISSPLATQIPQAAGAAYAVKRENTNRAVICYFGEGAASEGDAHAGFNFSATLECPLIFFCRNNGYAISTPTNEQYRGDGIAARGPGYGMLSIRVDGNDVFAVYNATKEARRRAVAENQPFLIEAMTYRIGHHSTSDDSSAYRSVDEVNYWDKQDHPISRLRHYMTARGWWSEDDERSWRKQSRKTVMEAFERAERRLKPNPELLFTDVYQEMIPSLNKQRESLWRHVQQYKENYPLDLYEK, from the exons ATGGCAGCTGTGAGCAGCATGAGCAAAATGTATGGGCTCTGTTTCCGCGCTGTCCGTCAGACAGCAGGACTGAAGGCATATCGACTGCTTCAGCGCAGAGGCTTCAGGGTAACT GTTCTTCAGCTGCAGCAGACCTTTGACTCTTCGCTGGAAAAGCCCCAGTTTCCAGGAGCCTCAGCCGAGTTTGTGGATCAGCTCGAGTTCATCCAGCCCAATGTCATCTCTGGGATCCCAGTGTACCGCGTGATGGACAGGCAGGGAAATATCATCAACCCCTCTCAAGACCCTCAG CTCTCCAAAGAGACAGTTTTGAACTTTTATCAGAAGATGACGATGCTGAACACAATGGACCGCATTCTTTATGAGTCTCAAAGACAG GGTCGGATCTCCTTCTACATGACTAACTATGGTGAGGAGGGGACACACATCGGCAGTGCTGCTGCTCTGGATCCAAACGATCTGGTTTTTGGGCAATACAGAGAAGCTG GAGTGCTGATGTACCGAGGCTTTCCTCTGGATCACTTCATGGCTCAGTGTTACGCCAATGCTGATGACCTCGGAAAGGGCCGGCAGATGCCCGTCCACTATGGCTCCAAAGATCTGAACTTTGTCACCATCTCATCTCCTCTGGCCACACAGATTCCTCAGG CGGCTGGAGCTGCGTATGCAGTCAAGAGAGAGAACACAAACCGTGCCGTCATTTGCTATTTTGGAGAAGGAGCAGCTAGCGAAGGGGATGCACACGCCGGCTTCAACTTCTCTGCCACCCTTGAGTGCCCACTGATATTTTTTTGCCGCAACAATGGCTACGCCATCTCTACCCCTACAAACGAACAGTATAGAGGTGATGGCATCG cTGCTCGTGGTCCTGGTTATGGCATGTTGTCCATTCGTGTTGATGGTAATGATGTGTTTGCTGTGTACAACGCTACAAAGGAAGCGAGGCGCAGGGCTGTGGCTGAGAACCAGCCATTCCTCATTGAGGCAATGACCTACAG AATTGGCCACCACAGCACCAGCGATGACAGCTCGGCGTACCGTTCAGTGGATGAAGTGAACTATTGGGACAAACAGGACCATCCCATTTCCAGGCTGAGACATTACATGACAGCCCGCGGATGGTGGAGTGAAGATGACGAGAGGAGCTGGCGAAAACAATCGCGCAAGACGGTGATGGAGGCGTTTGAGAGGGCTGAAAGGCGGCTCAAACCCAATCCTGAACTGTTGTTCACAGACGTGTACCAGGAGATGATACCCAGCCTGAACAAGCAGAGAGAGTCCCTGTGGAGACATGTGCAGCAGTACAAAGAGAACTACCCACTAGACTTGtatgaaaaataa
- the b3gnt2l gene encoding N-acetyllactosaminide beta-1,3-N-acetylglucosaminyltransferase 2, producing the protein MAQVAALLTYLKSITRIQTFSVMVLFFSLILIVFYMTVQVETTHSLRSVRTQFPQQKGITRHVHLHNVSAGFRQTIPKSRAYWNRLLYSALMNLDKGGNPFNQNSNWSNCRLTNQEFLQINVHDFSSYPVQFRDFLEGMNCRTAPILIDQPNKCGFSKRKTESHTLLLFAIKSSPRNFEQRQAVRETWGREMTYPNGLKVRMVFLLGSSPPQDPDLTPLLSFEAKLYGDILQWDFHETFLNLTLKMNMLLDWTLKSCPHVSFVFSGDDDVFVNTPALVRYIESLEASKVSSLYAGHVISAGSPLRDSNSKYYIPMSFYDGPYPPYAGGGGYLISGSLLESLYSLLHIIPFFPIDDAYVGMCFMALGISPEAHSGFQTFDIRAEDREDLCAYKNLILVHQRSPQELKKLWKGINSSLLAC; encoded by the coding sequence ATGGCACAAGTCGCAGCTTTGCTTACTTACCTCAAGTCAATTACGCGTATTCAGACATTCAGTGTTAtggttcttttcttctctttaattTTAATCGTTTTCTACATGACTGTCCAGGTGGAGACCACCCACAGTTTACGGAGTGTAAGAACACAATTTCCCCAACAGAAGGGCATTACCAGGCATGTTCATTTACACAATGTTTCAGCTGGCTTCAGACAGACCATTCCTAAAAGCAGAGCTTACTGGAACCGTTTACTGTACTCAGCCCTGATGAATCTGGACAAGGGAGGAAACCCATTCAATCAAAACTCTAACTGGTCTAACTGCAGGCTGACAAATCAAGAGTTTCTGCAAATCAACGTGCATGACTTCAGCTCCTACCCTGTCCAATTTCGGGATTTTCTGGAGgggatgaactgcaggactgccCCAATTCTGATTGATCAGCCCAACAAATGTGGTTTCAGTAAAAGGAAGACGGAGAGCCACACCTTGTTGCTTTTTGCCATCAAGTCATCTCCCAGAAACTTTGAACAGAGGCAGGCAGTGCGAGAGACGTGGGGCCGAGAGATGACGTATCCAAATGGACTCAAAGTGCGTATGGTGTTCCTTCTGGGGAGCTCCCCACCACAAGATCCTGACCTGACCCCACTGCTGTCATTTGAAGCAAAACTCTATGGGGATATCCTGCAGTGGGACTTCcatgaaacatttctaaacCTGACGCTCAAAATGAACATGTTGCTCGACTGGACATTGAAAAGCTGTCCTCATGTCTCCTTTGTCTTTAGTGGGGATGATGATGTATTTGTCAACACCCCAGCACTGGTCAGGTACATCGAGTCTCTCGAGGCTTCTAAAGTATCTAGTTTGTATGCTGGTCATGTTATAAGTGCTGGAAGTCCCCTCAGGGACTCAAATAGCAAATACTACATCCCTATGAGCTTCTACGATGGCCCATACCCTCCTTATGCTGGTGGAGGTGGCTATCTTATCTCTGGATCTTTGCTAGAATCCCTCTATTCACTTTTACACATCATTCCTTTCTTCCCCATTGATGATGCCTATGTTGGGATGTGTTTCATGGCTTTAGGGATTTCTCCTGAGGCACACTCAGGATTTCAGACATTTGATATCAGAGCAGAAGATCGTGAGGATCTCTGTGCATATAAAAACCTTATTCTGGTTCACCAGAGGTCCCCACAGGAGTTAAAAAAGTTGTGGAAGGGGATTAACAGCTCCCTGTTGGCTTGTTGA